The Nocardia arthritidis genome has a window encoding:
- a CDS encoding catalase, translating to MAKPTTTNSGAPVPSDGESLTAGTQGPVLLHDYYLIEKLAQFNRERVPERIVHAKGAGAFGELVVTSDVSRYTKAKLFQPGARTESLIRFSTVAGELGSPDTWRDPRGFAVKFYTEDGNYDLVGNNTPIFFIKDAIKFPDFIRSQKRLPGSGLRDNHMQWDFWTLNPETAHQVTWLMGDRGIPKTWRHMNGYGSHTYQWINAAGERFWVKYHFKSDQGIQHLTQAEADRLAGADGDFHRRDLWEAIERGDFPSWTLYVQVMPVAEADDYRFNPFDLTKVWSHRDYPLIEVGKYTLNRNPGNYFVEIEQAAFSPANIVAGIGFSPDKMLLGRVFAYPDAHRYRIGTNYAQLPPNRAKAAEVNSYSKEGAMRYDYNDPSVPVYAPNSYGGPHADPAAATDGGAWEFDPAMVRAGYLQHAEDDDFGQAGTLVRDVMNDEERDRLVGNIVGHVLGGVEEPVLSRVFEYWKNVDADLGKRVEEGVRAGRDARG from the coding sequence ATGGCCAAGCCGACAACCACCAATTCCGGCGCTCCGGTGCCGAGCGACGGCGAATCGCTCACCGCGGGCACGCAGGGTCCGGTCCTGCTGCACGACTACTACCTGATCGAGAAGCTGGCCCAGTTCAACCGGGAGCGGGTGCCGGAGCGGATCGTGCACGCCAAGGGCGCGGGCGCATTCGGCGAACTGGTGGTGACCAGCGACGTCAGCCGATACACCAAGGCCAAGCTGTTCCAGCCGGGCGCGCGCACCGAATCGCTGATCCGGTTCTCGACCGTGGCCGGTGAGCTCGGCAGCCCCGACACCTGGCGCGATCCGCGCGGTTTCGCGGTCAAGTTCTACACCGAGGACGGCAATTACGACCTCGTCGGCAACAACACGCCGATCTTCTTCATCAAGGATGCGATCAAGTTCCCCGATTTCATCCGCTCACAGAAGCGCCTGCCCGGCAGCGGACTTCGGGACAACCACATGCAGTGGGATTTCTGGACGCTGAATCCCGAGACCGCGCATCAGGTCACCTGGCTGATGGGCGACCGGGGCATCCCGAAGACGTGGCGGCATATGAACGGCTACGGATCGCACACCTACCAGTGGATCAATGCCGCCGGCGAACGCTTCTGGGTGAAGTACCACTTCAAGTCCGATCAGGGCATCCAGCACCTGACCCAGGCGGAGGCCGACCGGCTGGCCGGCGCCGACGGCGATTTCCACCGCCGCGACCTGTGGGAGGCCATCGAGCGCGGCGACTTCCCGAGCTGGACCCTCTATGTGCAGGTCATGCCGGTCGCCGAGGCCGATGACTACCGATTCAACCCGTTCGACCTGACCAAGGTGTGGTCGCACCGCGACTATCCGCTGATCGAGGTCGGCAAGTACACGCTCAACCGCAACCCGGGCAACTACTTCGTCGAGATCGAGCAGGCCGCCTTCTCGCCAGCGAATATCGTTGCGGGCATTGGCTTTTCGCCGGACAAGATGCTGCTCGGCCGGGTATTCGCCTACCCGGACGCGCACCGCTACCGGATCGGCACCAATTACGCGCAGCTGCCGCCGAACCGGGCCAAGGCCGCGGAGGTGAACTCCTACTCCAAGGAGGGGGCGATGCGGTACGACTACAACGATCCGAGCGTCCCGGTGTACGCGCCCAACTCCTACGGCGGTCCGCATGCCGACCCGGCCGCGGCGACCGACGGCGGCGCCTGGGAGTTCGACCCGGCCATGGTGCGGGCGGGTTACCTCCAGCACGCCGAGGACGATGATTTCGGCCAGGCGGGCACCCTGGTGCGGGATGTGATGAACGACGAGGAGCGCGATCGCCTGGTGGGCAATATCGTCGGACATGTGCTCGGCGGGGTCGAGGAACCGGTGCTGAGCCGCGTCTTCGAATACTGGAAGAACGTGGATGCCGACCTCGGCAAGCGAGTCGAGGAAGGGGTGCGCGCCGGACGCGACGCCCGGGGCTGA
- a CDS encoding GNAT family N-acetyltransferase yields the protein MASIENERFGDDSYPYFALRQLFDLHGAHWLVCEVDGRLLGHVLVALTAQRRAWLLSLAVTADSCGNGYGTALVQQALRLCRSMSVRSVFITVRPTNQAALNIYRRAGFRWTAHDDNYFGEGEPRDILECRLDSMSSSPNSIVGQGNKQILGRAGPSPPRTGPAM from the coding sequence ATGGCGTCCATCGAGAACGAACGCTTCGGCGACGATTCGTACCCGTATTTCGCGCTGCGCCAGTTATTCGATCTGCACGGGGCGCACTGGCTCGTCTGCGAGGTCGATGGGAGGTTGCTGGGCCATGTGCTGGTCGCGCTCACCGCGCAACGCCGGGCCTGGTTGCTGAGCTTGGCGGTGACGGCCGACAGCTGCGGTAACGGTTACGGTACGGCCCTGGTGCAGCAGGCATTACGACTATGCCGGTCGATGTCGGTCCGCAGCGTATTCATCACCGTGCGCCCGACGAACCAGGCCGCGCTGAACATCTACCGGCGAGCCGGATTCCGCTGGACCGCGCACGACGACAACTACTTCGGTGAGGGCGAACCCCGAGATATCTTGGAATGCAGACTCGACTCGATGTCGTCATCACCGAATTCCATTGTCGGACAAGGTAATAAACAAATATTAGGCCGAGCCGGTCCCTCCCCTCCGAGGACCGGCCCGGCCATGTGA
- a CDS encoding cytochrome P450: MSPDEYRGAPVFELCGGATWKSPWAMYAALREHDPVHHVVPKDQPAHDYWVLTRHEHVYAAARDTETFSSRDGLTVEYGELARIGLTDNPPLVMQDPPQHTEFRKLVARGFTPRQVHEVEPVVRAFVRARLDRLAAAGGGDIVRDLFKPLPSMVVAHYLGVPEADRTRFDGWTDAVVAGSVERGAAAQAASLEMLGYFAELVKRRRTDPGEDTVSLLVRTGLAADDTDVRGLVQILAYAWTMVAGGNDTTTGLLGGAVQLLQRDPDQRAALIADPALMGTAIEEFARLTAPVQGLARTVTRDIELAGKTIPAGRKVLLVYGSANRDERVYGPDAAELDITRDPQRIVTFGNGSHHCLGAAAARMQARVALEELLTRFPDYQVDTEAVEYAPGPYVRRPTAIPFRCAA; the protein is encoded by the coding sequence ATGTCGCCTGATGAGTATCGCGGAGCTCCGGTGTTCGAGCTGTGCGGCGGTGCGACCTGGAAGTCGCCGTGGGCCATGTACGCGGCGCTGCGCGAGCATGATCCGGTCCATCACGTGGTTCCGAAAGATCAACCGGCACACGACTATTGGGTGCTAACGAGACATGAGCACGTCTACGCCGCGGCCCGCGACACCGAAACCTTCTCCTCCAGGGACGGTTTGACCGTCGAATACGGCGAGTTGGCACGGATCGGTCTCACCGACAATCCGCCGCTGGTGATGCAGGATCCACCGCAGCACACCGAATTTCGCAAACTGGTTGCCCGCGGGTTTACGCCGCGTCAAGTGCACGAGGTCGAGCCGGTGGTGCGCGCGTTCGTCCGCGCCCGGTTGGATCGGTTGGCCGCGGCGGGCGGCGGCGATATCGTCAGGGATCTGTTCAAACCACTGCCGAGCATGGTCGTCGCGCACTATCTCGGCGTGCCCGAGGCGGACCGGACCCGATTCGACGGTTGGACCGATGCGGTGGTCGCGGGCAGCGTCGAGCGCGGTGCCGCCGCGCAGGCCGCCTCCCTCGAAATGCTCGGCTATTTCGCCGAACTCGTGAAACGCAGGCGCACGGATCCGGGCGAGGACACCGTCTCGCTGCTGGTGCGCACCGGTTTGGCCGCCGACGACACCGATGTGCGTGGGCTGGTGCAAATCCTGGCCTACGCCTGGACCATGGTCGCCGGTGGCAACGACACCACCACCGGGCTACTCGGCGGCGCGGTGCAACTGCTGCAGCGGGATCCGGATCAGCGGGCCGCCCTGATCGCCGATCCGGCGCTGATGGGAACGGCCATCGAGGAATTCGCGCGGTTGACCGCACCGGTCCAGGGCCTGGCGCGGACCGTAACCCGCGATATCGAGTTGGCGGGCAAGACAATTCCAGCCGGCCGCAAGGTGCTGCTGGTGTACGGCTCGGCCAACCGCGACGAACGTGTATACGGCCCCGACGCCGCCGAACTCGACATCACCCGCGATCCACAGCGCATAGTCACCTTCGGCAATGGCTCGCACCACTGCCTCGGCGCGGCCGCCGCCCGCATGCAGGCCCGAGTCGCGTTGGAAGAATTGCTGACCCGTTTTCCGGACTACCAGGTCGACACCGAGGCAGTCGAATACGCGCCCGGTCCTTACGTCCGCCGTCCCACCGCCATCCCGTTCCGGTGCGCGGCATGA
- a CDS encoding TetR/AcrR family transcriptional regulator, whose amino-acid sequence MTDWLTDTRTRAATDRILDAVRTLSIDRPVTTLGMAEIAGAAGCSRATLYRYFENRHALYAAFAAREAHALVERVWRKRTFDQILDGILETIAEVRETPHLALWFTPENAGIVAQLSNSPEIIDKLATAFVATLRPDLTDLRAKRLGQWTVRAVVSLLILPAADESEERALLHDFLLPFLQE is encoded by the coding sequence ATGACCGACTGGCTCACCGATACCCGCACCCGGGCGGCCACCGACCGCATCCTCGACGCCGTACGCACCCTCTCCATAGACCGCCCCGTCACCACTCTCGGCATGGCCGAAATAGCCGGGGCCGCAGGATGTTCCCGTGCAACTCTCTACCGCTACTTCGAAAACCGGCACGCGCTCTACGCCGCCTTCGCCGCCCGCGAAGCCCACGCGTTGGTCGAAAGGGTTTGGCGCAAAAGAACATTCGATCAGATCCTGGACGGCATACTCGAAACCATCGCCGAAGTCCGCGAAACCCCGCATCTGGCTCTCTGGTTCACCCCCGAAAACGCCGGAATTGTTGCCCAACTGTCGAATTCGCCCGAGATCATCGACAAGCTCGCGACCGCCTTCGTCGCAACCCTGCGCCCCGATCTCACCGACCTGCGGGCAAAGCGCCTCGGCCAATGGACCGTCCGCGCCGTCGTCTCGCTGCTGATCCTCCCGGCCGCCGACGAATCGGAGGAACGCGCTCTCCTGCACGACTTCCTGCTGCCCTTCCTTCAGGAGTAG
- a CDS encoding helix-turn-helix transcriptional regulator, with translation MRADRLVSLVLLLRRHGRLSAAALARELEVSTRTVLRDIEALSAAGVPVYAERGRHGGFALLPGFRTELTGLNHDEALALLVAGSRSGAQAFGLGSALTSAMRKVVDALPEGHQAAATGSAQRFLIEPETDLLARRLVAEEAPDTVVAEVRRAVFAGHKLRIHYAAADQAPQWRTVDPIGLVTARGQGYLLATRSGADRTYRLSRMLAAEALDEPAQRPDRVDLDRAWQERSRRFRTGGAQVTVLARVDPARRAELVDTALAVRAEAVDADGWLRLELTFQDRRHAIWALWQLAMGAEVLAPQWLRAELHDRATAIAGRYS, from the coding sequence ATGCGCGCCGACCGGCTGGTCTCGCTGGTGCTGCTGCTGCGCCGGCACGGCCGGCTGTCCGCGGCCGCGCTGGCCCGCGAACTGGAGGTATCCACCCGCACGGTGCTTCGCGATATCGAGGCACTGTCCGCGGCAGGCGTCCCGGTCTACGCCGAACGCGGTAGACACGGTGGTTTCGCACTGCTGCCCGGTTTCCGGACCGAGCTGACCGGACTGAACCACGACGAGGCACTCGCCCTGCTGGTCGCCGGATCACGTTCCGGCGCACAGGCATTCGGCCTCGGCTCGGCGCTCACCTCGGCCATGCGCAAGGTGGTCGACGCGCTACCCGAAGGCCATCAGGCCGCCGCTACCGGGTCTGCACAGCGATTCCTCATCGAACCGGAAACCGATCTCCTCGCGCGCCGACTGGTCGCCGAAGAGGCGCCCGACACCGTGGTGGCCGAGGTACGGCGCGCGGTGTTCGCCGGACACAAGCTGCGTATCCACTACGCGGCGGCGGATCAGGCCCCGCAGTGGCGGACGGTGGACCCGATCGGCCTGGTCACCGCGCGCGGCCAGGGCTACCTGCTGGCCACGAGGTCCGGCGCGGACCGCACCTACCGGCTGTCGCGGATGTTGGCCGCCGAAGCGCTCGACGAACCGGCACAGCGGCCGGACCGGGTCGATCTGGACCGGGCCTGGCAGGAGCGCAGCAGGCGGTTTCGGACCGGCGGCGCACAGGTCACCGTGCTGGCACGGGTGGACCCGGCACGGCGGGCGGAGTTGGTGGACACCGCGCTGGCGGTCCGCGCCGAAGCGGTCGACGCGGACGGCTGGCTGCGGTTGGAGCTGACCTTCCAAGATCGCAGGCATGCCATATGGGCGCTGTGGCAACTCGCCATGGGCGCGGAAGTCCTTGCCCCGCAATGGTTGCGCGCGGAGTTACACGACCGCGCCACAGCGATCGCCGGCCGCTACTCCTGA
- a CDS encoding YybH family protein — MTNTTVATEPNDLGRFFIERANAGDVDGLVALYEPNAVLAFPPGNLATGHAEIRKVYEEFVAAAPTLAPGTQHPALVSGDLALTVCALPNETTVEIARRQPDGSWLWVVDQPGLA; from the coding sequence ATGACGAACACGACAGTGGCCACCGAGCCGAACGATTTGGGCAGATTTTTCATCGAGCGCGCCAACGCGGGCGATGTCGACGGGCTGGTGGCGTTGTACGAGCCGAATGCCGTGCTGGCATTCCCGCCGGGCAATCTCGCGACCGGACATGCGGAGATCCGCAAGGTGTACGAGGAGTTCGTCGCGGCCGCGCCGACGCTCGCGCCGGGTACGCAGCACCCCGCGTTGGTGAGCGGTGACCTGGCGCTCACGGTGTGCGCGCTGCCCAATGAGACGACCGTCGAGATCGCCCGTCGGCAGCCGGACGGTTCGTGGCTGTGGGTGGTGGACCAGCCCGGACTCGCTTAG
- a CDS encoding metallophosphoesterase, which produces MPVISTSAVRTTALGAAGAAAAGIGYASLIERNAFVLRETTMPVLPPGSSSLRVLHLSDLHMMPGQKLKQQWLRELDRLEPDLVVNTGDNLSHQKSVPAVVQALGGLLSRPGLFVFGSNDYFAPVPKNPLKYFKKNHRRVYGAPLPWKDLRAAFTERGWLDLTHVRRDLEVAGIRIATAGVDDPHLQRDRYDTVAGAPNPLAQLRLGLTHSPEPRVLDRFAEDGYDLVLAGHTHGGQLVLPGYGALVTNCGIDRSRVKGPSRWGAHTQLHVSAGIGTSPWAPYRFCCRPEATLLTLVAAPPRRPASDTGQGVSASEAVAR; this is translated from the coding sequence ATGCCCGTAATCTCGACCTCCGCCGTACGGACGACCGCATTGGGTGCCGCCGGGGCCGCGGCGGCCGGCATCGGCTACGCATCGCTGATCGAGCGCAATGCTTTCGTGCTCCGCGAGACCACCATGCCGGTGCTGCCACCGGGTTCGTCGAGCCTACGGGTGCTGCACCTGAGCGATCTGCACATGATGCCCGGCCAGAAACTCAAGCAGCAGTGGCTGCGCGAACTGGACCGGCTCGAACCGGATCTGGTGGTGAACACCGGCGACAACCTGTCGCATCAGAAGTCGGTGCCAGCGGTGGTTCAGGCCCTCGGCGGATTGCTTTCCCGCCCGGGCCTTTTCGTTTTCGGCAGTAATGACTACTTCGCGCCGGTGCCCAAGAACCCGCTGAAGTACTTCAAAAAGAACCACCGCAGGGTGTATGGCGCGCCGCTGCCCTGGAAGGATCTGCGCGCGGCCTTCACCGAACGCGGCTGGCTGGATCTGACCCATGTGCGCCGCGATCTCGAGGTGGCCGGTATCCGCATCGCGACCGCGGGCGTCGACGATCCGCATTTGCAGCGTGATCGCTACGACACCGTCGCGGGCGCGCCGAACCCGCTCGCGCAGCTGCGTCTCGGCCTGACCCATTCGCCGGAGCCGCGGGTGCTCGATCGGTTCGCCGAGGACGGGTACGACCTGGTGCTGGCCGGTCATACCCACGGTGGTCAGCTGGTGCTGCCCGGTTACGGCGCGCTCGTCACCAACTGCGGCATCGATCGGTCTCGCGTTAAGGGCCCTTCACGGTGGGGCGCGCACACTCAATTGCACGTTTCCGCAGGTATCGGCACCTCGCCATGGGCGCCCTACCGGTTCTGCTGCCGTCCGGAGGCCACGCTGTTGACCCTGGTCGCGGCCCCGCCGAGGCGACCCGCCAGCGATACCGGCCAGGGTGTGTCTGCATCGGAGGCGGTCGCCCGCTAG
- a CDS encoding GatB/YqeY domain-containing protein, whose protein sequence is MPELKSQLRTDMTAAMKAKDTLRLSTLRMLLAAIQTAEVAGPQARELSDAEVIAVLQKEAKKRAESAEVYTQAGRGELAANEHAEARIIDEYLPTQLSDAEVADLADTAIAQVAEEIGERPTMRQMGQVMKIASALAAGKADGSRISAAVKSRL, encoded by the coding sequence ATGCCGGAACTCAAATCGCAGCTGCGGACGGATATGACCGCCGCGATGAAAGCCAAGGACACGCTGCGCCTTTCCACGTTGCGGATGCTGCTCGCGGCCATCCAGACCGCGGAGGTCGCCGGACCGCAGGCGCGCGAGCTGTCCGATGCGGAGGTGATCGCTGTCCTGCAGAAGGAGGCGAAGAAGCGCGCCGAGTCGGCCGAGGTGTACACCCAGGCCGGCCGCGGTGAGCTGGCCGCGAACGAGCACGCCGAGGCCCGCATCATCGACGAGTACCTGCCGACCCAGCTGTCCGATGCCGAGGTCGCCGACCTCGCCGACACCGCCATCGCACAGGTTGCCGAGGAAATCGGCGAACGTCCGACCATGCGGCAGATGGGGCAGGTGATGAAGATCGCCAGCGCCCTCGCCGCGGGCAAGGCCGACGGTTCCCGGATCTCGGCCGCGGTGAAGTCGAGGCTGTAG
- a CDS encoding penicillin-binding protein: MPITHTLAKLAGSCALAAVLVAGLLFPLAGGFGFVSNRAADAVDNVSAELVEGTVPAVSTMVDAAGNPIAWLYEQRRFEVPSDKISNDMKLAIISIEDRRFTEHAGVDWQGTLRAFLTNTSSGEVQQGASTLDQQYVKNYQLLVVAKTDAERRAAIETTPARKIREIRMALTLDRELTKDEILTRYLNLVPFGNQSYGIQDAAQTYFGVDAANLNITQAAMLAGMVQSSSKLNPYTNPEGVLIRRNTVLDTMIQNIPSRAEEFRKAKAEPLGVLPQPKGLPQGCIAANDRGFFCDYALQYLANAGISKDQINKGGYLIRTTLDPQVQDATKKAVTDAANPNLDNIAEVMSVVAPGQDSHAVVAMASSRTYGLNRDANETVQPQPYSMVGDGAGSIFKIFTTAAAMEKGLGINAQLDVPGRFEAKGMGNGGAAGCPPATYCVVNAGNYKSPMSVTEALATSPNTAFVKLIQAVGVAPAVDMAVRLGMRAYAEAGSSGHGNQSLADMFKDQNLGSFTLGPVAINPLELSNVAATLGSAGKWCPPSPIKEVLDRSGKPVPLTQQACEQVVDPGLANTLANALSHDSISGTAAGSAQATGWTLPLSAKTGTTETHRSSAFLGFTNSLAAATYIYGDSPTPGEICSFPLRNCGGGNLFGGNEPARTWFNAIKPTLGKFPPPALPPMDEKYVRGSNNAQVPDVTGLTQGEATAALVRAGFQVSPVTGSGSQPKGTVMGTAPNGSAIPGSVITIYISDGTKHDAPPPGPPGIPIPGVPAPPRLPPIPIPIPIPGIPGR; this comes from the coding sequence GTGCCGATCACACATACGCTCGCGAAGCTGGCCGGCAGTTGCGCACTGGCCGCCGTGCTCGTCGCCGGGCTGTTGTTCCCGCTCGCAGGCGGTTTCGGGTTTGTGTCCAACCGGGCAGCCGATGCCGTCGACAATGTCTCCGCGGAGTTGGTGGAGGGTACTGTGCCCGCCGTCTCCACGATGGTGGACGCAGCGGGTAACCCGATCGCCTGGCTGTACGAGCAGCGCCGCTTCGAGGTTCCCAGCGACAAGATCTCCAATGACATGAAGTTGGCGATCATTTCGATCGAGGACCGTCGGTTCACCGAGCACGCGGGCGTCGACTGGCAGGGCACGCTGCGCGCCTTCCTGACCAACACCTCCAGCGGTGAGGTGCAGCAGGGCGCGTCGACGCTCGATCAGCAGTATGTGAAGAACTACCAGTTGTTGGTCGTCGCGAAGACCGATGCCGAGCGCCGCGCGGCGATCGAGACCACCCCGGCCCGCAAGATCCGGGAGATCCGGATGGCGCTCACCCTGGACCGCGAGCTGACCAAGGACGAAATCCTCACCAGGTACCTGAATCTGGTTCCGTTCGGCAATCAGTCCTATGGCATCCAGGACGCGGCGCAGACCTACTTCGGGGTCGATGCGGCGAATCTGAACATCACTCAGGCCGCGATGCTGGCGGGCATGGTGCAGAGTTCGTCCAAGCTGAACCCGTACACCAATCCCGAGGGTGTGCTGATCCGGCGGAACACGGTGTTGGACACCATGATTCAGAACATTCCGAGCCGGGCCGAGGAATTCCGCAAGGCGAAGGCCGAGCCGCTCGGTGTGCTGCCGCAGCCGAAAGGCCTACCGCAGGGCTGCATCGCGGCCAATGACCGCGGCTTCTTCTGTGACTATGCGCTGCAATATCTGGCCAACGCGGGTATCAGCAAGGATCAGATCAACAAGGGCGGCTACCTGATCCGCACCACGCTCGATCCGCAGGTGCAGGACGCCACCAAGAAGGCGGTGACCGATGCCGCGAATCCGAATCTGGACAACATCGCCGAGGTGATGTCGGTGGTCGCGCCGGGCCAGGATTCGCATGCGGTGGTCGCGATGGCGAGCAGCCGCACCTACGGCCTCAATCGCGACGCCAACGAAACCGTGCAGCCGCAACCGTATTCGATGGTCGGTGACGGCGCGGGCTCGATTTTCAAGATCTTCACCACCGCCGCGGCCATGGAGAAGGGCCTCGGCATCAATGCCCAGCTCGACGTGCCGGGCCGGTTCGAGGCCAAGGGCATGGGTAACGGCGGCGCCGCGGGCTGCCCGCCCGCGACCTACTGCGTGGTGAACGCGGGCAACTACAAGTCGCCGATGTCGGTGACCGAGGCGCTGGCCACCTCGCCGAACACCGCGTTCGTCAAGCTGATTCAGGCGGTGGGCGTCGCGCCCGCCGTCGATATGGCGGTGCGCCTCGGCATGCGCGCCTACGCCGAGGCGGGCTCCTCCGGACACGGCAACCAGAGCCTGGCCGACATGTTCAAGGATCAGAACCTCGGCTCGTTCACCCTGGGCCCGGTCGCGATCAATCCGCTGGAGCTGTCGAATGTCGCGGCCACCCTCGGCTCCGCGGGCAAGTGGTGCCCGCCGTCGCCGATCAAGGAGGTGCTCGACCGCAGCGGCAAGCCGGTGCCGCTCACCCAGCAGGCCTGCGAGCAGGTGGTCGATCCGGGTCTGGCCAATACGCTCGCCAACGCGCTGAGCCACGACTCGATCAGCGGTACCGCGGCCGGTTCCGCGCAGGCGACCGGCTGGACGCTGCCGCTTTCGGCGAAGACCGGAACCACCGAGACCCACCGGTCCTCGGCCTTCCTCGGCTTCACCAACTCGCTGGCGGCGGCCACCTACATCTACGGCGACAGCCCGACTCCGGGCGAGATCTGCTCGTTCCCGCTGCGCAACTGCGGCGGCGGCAACCTGTTCGGTGGTAATGAACCGGCCAGGACCTGGTTCAACGCGATCAAGCCGACATTGGGCAAATTCCCGCCGCCCGCGCTGCCGCCGATGGACGAAAAGTATGTGCGCGGTTCGAATAACGCGCAGGTGCCCGATGTCACCGGGCTGACGCAGGGCGAGGCGACGGCCGCGCTGGTGCGGGCCGGCTTCCAGGTTTCACCGGTGACCGGCTCGGGTTCACAGCCGAAGGGCACGGTCATGGGCACCGCGCCGAACGGATCGGCGATACCCGGATCGGTGATCACCATCTACATCAGCGACGGCACCAAACACGATGCACCGCCGCCCGGTCCGCCGGGGATCCCGATTCCGGGCGTACCCGCGCCGCCGCGGCTGCCACCGATCCCGATCCCGATTCCGATTCCGGGCATACCCGGCCGCTGA
- a CDS encoding WhiB family transcriptional regulator, translating into MHMTTPIARLDVEQAEARIAWVAQARCKEVDPDQLFVRGAAQRKAATICRHCPVLMQCGADALDNRVEFGVWGGMTERQRRALLKQHPEVTSWADFFQAQRQHQVAM; encoded by the coding sequence ATGCACATGACAACCCCCATCGCTCGATTGGACGTGGAGCAGGCCGAAGCAAGGATTGCCTGGGTAGCCCAGGCTCGATGCAAGGAAGTGGATCCCGATCAACTGTTCGTTCGCGGCGCCGCGCAGCGCAAGGCGGCGACGATCTGCAGGCACTGCCCGGTGTTGATGCAGTGTGGTGCGGACGCCCTCGACAACCGGGTGGAGTTCGGAGTGTGGGGCGGCATGACCGAGCGGCAGCGGCGTGCGCTGCTCAAGCAGCACCCGGAGGTGACATCCTGGGCCGATTTCTTCCAGGCCCAGCGGCAGCATCAGGTGGCGATGTAA
- a CDS encoding ArsA family ATPase, with translation MSGPIPITAAPLDISKIIADRSARVIVCCGSGGVGKTTTAAAIALRAAEMGRKVVVLTIDPARRLAQSLGVADLGNTPQRVALGPEAKGELFAMMLNMRRTFDDMVLEHTSPEKAEQIFANPFYQTVASSFGGTQEYMAMEKLGQLAARKEWDLIVVDTPPSRNALDFLDAPKRLGNFLNGRMIRVIMAPGRGVTRLVTGAMSLAVRGVSTIVGGQMLKDASNFLQSLDSLFGGFQDRADRTYAMLSKPGTHFLVVAAPEPDALREASFFVDRLSTERMPLAGLVLNRTHPALCPLSTDRALTGSDQLAETNPLTAAVLQVHAHRMATAKREQHLLHRFTGAHPRVPLVAVTALPFEVSDLTALRAVGDQLTAAG, from the coding sequence ATGAGCGGCCCCATTCCGATAACGGCTGCCCCGCTGGACATTTCGAAGATCATCGCCGACCGTTCCGCGCGGGTGATCGTGTGCTGCGGTTCGGGCGGCGTCGGCAAGACGACCACCGCGGCGGCCATCGCCCTGCGCGCCGCGGAGATGGGCCGCAAGGTGGTGGTGCTCACCATCGACCCGGCACGGCGACTGGCCCAGTCACTCGGCGTCGCGGATCTCGGAAATACGCCGCAGCGGGTGGCGCTCGGGCCGGAGGCCAAGGGTGAGCTGTTCGCGATGATGCTCAATATGCGCCGCACCTTCGACGATATGGTGCTCGAGCACACCAGCCCGGAGAAGGCGGAGCAGATCTTCGCCAACCCCTTTTATCAAACTGTCGCATCCTCCTTCGGCGGCACGCAGGAGTACATGGCGATGGAGAAGCTGGGTCAGCTCGCGGCGCGCAAGGAGTGGGACCTGATCGTGGTCGACACCCCGCCGTCGCGCAATGCGCTCGACTTCCTCGACGCGCCGAAGCGGCTCGGAAACTTCTTGAACGGCAGGATGATCCGGGTCATCATGGCGCCGGGCCGCGGCGTCACCCGGTTGGTCACCGGCGCGATGAGCCTTGCGGTGCGCGGTGTGTCCACCATCGTCGGGGGGCAGATGCTCAAGGACGCGTCGAACTTCCTGCAGTCGCTCGATTCACTGTTCGGCGGATTCCAGGACCGGGCCGACCGGACCTACGCGATGCTGTCCAAACCGGGCACCCACTTCCTGGTGGTCGCCGCGCCGGAACCGGACGCGCTACGTGAGGCGTCATTCTTCGTCGACCGGCTCTCCACCGAACGCATGCCGCTGGCCGGGCTGGTGCTGAACCGGACCCACCCGGCGCTGTGCCCGCTGTCGACGGATCGCGCGCTGACCGGGTCCGACCAACTGGCGGAGACGAATCCGCTCACCGCCGCGGTGCTTCAGGTGCACGCCCATCGGATGGCCACCGCCAAACGGGAACAGCATCTGCTGCACCGGTTCACCGGTGCGCATCCGCGGGTGCCGCTGGTGGCGGTGACCGCGCTGCCGTTCGAGGTCTCCGATCTCACGGCGCTGCGTGCGGTGGGCGATCAGCTCACCGCTGCCGGCTAG